The stretch of DNA TCCCTAAATTTAGAAGCCTTTGATCATAATAATATACAGACAATTCTTCGCATTTTCTTGAGTTCCCAATGGAGAAAAATGGAGTTCTCATGAAGTCATGCATTTTACTAACTCTCTATGCATTCTCTGCTGCCATTTGTTCTGTCCACTGTGGTAAGTCATGTTCTGTTCATTTTGGCATTTGCTCTCCGAGTCTCTTAATTTTTTACTCCAAATGTGATATGTGCCATATATTTGTATATTGAGATGAGAAATTTTTACCTTCCATTGGAACAACACTAGCAATTTGGAATACTACTTGTTTGAAGATCTATATTTCCATTTCACCTAATTAATCAGTTCATATTTCGACAGATGCAACCAAAACATTTCACAAATTTAGAAGTTGGAAGCACACAAGAAGTTCAAACGTTAAATCTACAAGAAAGTTTCATCAAACCAAAAGAAGGTTAGAAATGAACTTGCCTCTGGATTCGTCAAATACTGACCCTTACGTAAGTTCCCCATTCTCCTTACCACCCTATGAATCTCTTCCTCCTTTTCCCTTTCCCGAAAACACCCCTCCATTTTGTGTCTATCCCCCTCTTACCCCTCTGCCACCTTCAACAGTACCAAGCCCAGAAGGCCCAACTTACGGACCACCTCAGAGTGGCCCAATTCCTAACCCACCTATTATTATTCCGAGCCCACCTAGTGTAGTTCCCAATCCACCCACAAATGTGCCCACTGGCCCTACTCCGACTCAACCAGTGTTTAGCCCACCTTATTACGCGCCCAGCCCTCCAAGCTACGAGCCTAGCCCACCTTATTACGAGCCCAGCCCACCCAGTTACGAGCCTAGCCCACCCTTTATTACTCCATCCCCTTATGGATTTGTTCCAAGCCCACGTGTGTTCTTGCCACCCATAGTTTTCCCACCTCCAACCGTGCCACCACCACCTCACATGACCCCAATCACGGCCACATGGTGCGTTGCCAAGGCTTCGGTTCCCGATCCAATCATCGAAGAGGCTATGAACTACGCTTGTGGATCTGGAGCTGACTGTGATCAGATTCAATCAGCTGGATCTTGTTTTGAACCGAACACATTATTTGCACATGCATCGTATGCATTCAATAGCTATTGGCAAAGGACTAAGGTGGCAGGGGGAACATGTGATTTTGGAGGAACGGCAATACTTGTCACTGTTGATCCAAGTAAGTTCTCATATCGTAGTTTTTACTTTGCATACGCAAACTAAATTTTCAGAATATCATATATCAAGCTGTGGATTCATAAAAATCTTGACGAGAAATTTCATGAGATATCAAATCTGTTCAAAAGTATCACACTTTAGATTGAAAATGTATCATTTCTCTTGCAGGTTATGATGGCTGCCATTTTCTTTACTTATAATTTTTGAAGAAATATCAGCTGTAGTTGATGAATAAAAAGATTGAGAGTTAACGTATTCGATCGATGTTTTTCATTTGGGCAGCGATTTTGTAATATAATTTCCAATTTATTAAAGGACATATAAACATTTATTTTAGATTGTATACTACGTTTTGGTTGAGAAAGACCATATGAATGATAAAATATGACAATTTTACTCACATTTACTGCAAATTGGAGTTGAAGTATGTGGATGGCTCGATCGGAAAAGGGTACATAAAAGTAGAATAAAAACAAGATTTGAAATACATGATAAAATCTTTTATTCTATATCCCGATATTAAAACTATACAATTAAGCAAATTTGTGCATAAACCCACGAGGTATTTGCTGTGTACAAATACAAAGCTCAagacattcaaaataataaactaAGTTCAAATCAAACAAAGAACTGCATGTGGTTCAGATTGGTGTACTGTGTACATCTTTAAGAGGAAATGCGGGATCGAGGGCACTGCAGTGATTTCGAGTAGACAAACCGAACAGCACACATAAACCAGATTAACGAGGACCTGGATTCTGATTCCATGACAAATAAGACGGATCTCCAAGTCGCCTGCATGGGATAACATATTATTGACAACAGATGCaagaaaataagaaattattggATTATGGATCGGTTGAGGATACAAAAGCTCTAACTTAAAAGACAAAACACTACTGATCTCGGTTTTCCAAGtgttctttttaaaagaaaaaaaaggcgAGGCATAGTTTTAATGTCCGTTTTTAGTGAAAGGAGTTCTTTCCCGATTTTGTCAAGGAAAAGCTGAAACCGGAGCCAAAGCCCAGAaactaaattttttatttttgaaaaagtgtttcttgtaaacatttttatagcAGCTTCTCTGTCCCAACATACTCGATGTATCGTAGCATTTGCAAAGTATGTTCATAACAAAGCTGTTCTTAGAAACCATCTTGTAGAAATGTTTTCGGATGTTCATTCATCAAGCAAAACACCACATTGGCTTGAACTATCAGGATTCATTAATTATGGAGCGACTCGACCAAACTAGCTAAAAAGAATGCTACTTGGTCGTGGATGAAGAATAAATGGGAGTTGATAAATGAGAATACAAAGAAAAGGCAAACAAATCGTACCTTGGCTTAATTAGATAAATAAGAGCGAAAACTATGGCCAAACCAATGCACAATCCACCCACTGTGAGATACGCAATACCCACAAAGTCATTCTTCCCTCCAAGCCAGCTCGTGGTAGAAAGAACAAGTTTCTTCTTGCCATTGAAACTGTAGGTGTTATAATAGTTACCTATTGTCACATTGATGGTATCACCACGTTGAAGATCCACTTCTATTCTCCCATACAATTTCCTAAATGTGGGAAGGGCTGCAGTTCTCATCCAAACCATAAGGTCCTCCTGTTTATTCAACTGTTGAATGGAAACGTATTCAGATAGATAATTAGTTTTTTGTAAAGCAATTTAAAATTGAATTAGATAAAGGATGCAACTTTACTACTTGCCAATTATTGAAAGTGACAGTTAACAAAGTTATAACTGATCTAGCAACTTTACACTAAAATCTGTTGAGCTTGCACTTGACACTTCCAACCTTTTCTTTTAATCCGATGTCGAAACTCAACATGTCAGCACAAATTCAAGAACTAGCATCCAATTGCAATTTTAATTTGCTTACACTTTGACTTGGTGTGTAATACgattaaatgaaaaaaaataaagtaagaATATACATCTCCAAGGAAACTAAAATTCTGCATGGTTAGATTTGATACTATACTCAAAGTATCATGTAATTATGAAATGCAATGCTATAAAACGAGCAATGCCTTCTTCTAGCTACATAAGTCCTCTGCACTCTACAAGTAAGAGTAAACATGATATGTTGGCTTATAGAGCCAGAGGCTTACTGGTAATAAAGGATCAAGAGTTCGGCCACCAACTAAAGTTCCATTCTGAAAATTTTTCGGAAAGACATTTTCCCCAAATTTCCGATCCCTGTCGCTCTTCCACGAGATATTTGTCTTGTTTATGTTCAACTGCTGGTTGTTGCGAGTTAGACTGTAAGTATCATTAAACAAACTCCAGGCAATAAGACCACAAGGAACAATTGGCCTCCCATCTACGGTTGCCTCAGGCTTACATGGATCAGTGTCCCCCTCACTGTTTATACTTCTCAACTGCTGATCACTTCGGCTCTTCACATATCTAAAGTTAATCAAGAGATACCAAAGAATTATAACAATTCTTGCAGGATTACAGAATTACAAGATAACAAACTACTTAAAAAGACAATTAATACAGTAAACTCTGCATTATACGTACCTACGGTGATTCTGGTAAAAACTGTCAAGTTGGTAATAAACATAAATCGGCTGCTTCATTTGCTTTGAAATCTGGTGTTGATTGATTCATTAGTTAAAACTCACTAGTAAAGAAACCAATATGAGCGACGATGAGGCAAAGCGAATAACAAGCAAATACTGGATGGAACTCACCCTGAGAGTTCTATAGCAGGTCTTGTCTTGAGGGCCTTGAATATACCCAAGTTTGTCATTTCGGGATTCGATTGGAATGCATTCAGTTTCATATTCATTGACAATTTCAACAACCTGACAAACATAAAAGAAAGCTTAGACAGTAATAGAGCTGTGAAAGTAAAGTAGCCGATAAATGAGTCGGAGcattcagcatacatcttgagAAGCAAAGAGGGAGACAACCCCAATGGGAATGAAGACAACACCAACAAGCAAAAGTGTTGAGATCACCTGCACCAAAAAGAGCATGCAATCATTAGGATGCATATTCTAAAAGTGGATAGtccatatctatatctatatacctatctatatatatacttataaaAGTGTGTTTTCCAATTGTGAATTGGAAAAATTAGTAAAATTATCCCTCTATATGGTTAAGCATAAGACATCACATAGATATTTTAGTACATTTATTTATATGACAGGAACATAAATAGAAAAATAACTTCTCAACTTAATATTTATCCTCTCTCAAAACCTCCACTTAAATGACATCTATTGGTGCTTAACTTAGAATAAATTAGAGGTCAAAATCAATCAAAGTTACTTTCATTTTAACTTAATTAACGAACTTTATTAAGCAAATGTTTCATTCAAGCTTTCCAGATCATTTATTTTTAACATATttataatgaaaaaatattaaacctCCCAAGCCTATCATATAATCAGCTCAAATTTCAAACTTGGCATGATTTTAAtagtttcaaataccaatcacGTGATATTCAGGCCGAATCAATTTGATCACACCCCACACTAGAACACATAACATTTACCCATTTAGGAGTGAGAATAGGTTTGCACGCCGGAAGCTCCTGTTGTGTAAACCTAGaatctggaaaaaaaaaaagacaaattaAAATGTTCCGAACCAGTCTGTGATCATAGACATTAAATCCTTTTGCCGAATAATCATGAAAAAGGGTCGATTAACTTGTTTATGTTATCCAATGATAAACAGATAAATAACGTATCAAAAGTTTCGCCGATAAGGCATTCTTTTTTTGTAGCCTATATGAAAATTAAGGCCAAATTTCAAGGGTGGTTTTCACGTGATTTCGAAAATGCAAAGCACAATTAATGTGCTATCAATACTATGTCCTTATATTGATAAGACATTAGAATACTTCATCATAGTGTTCATTTGCATATAATAAACTCAAGCTCTGTGAGCTGCAATACACTTGCTTTGTTTCTGTGAATTGAAAACCATTCAAGGGTAACCTACAATATTTTCAAGAGAATTTAAATTCTCACTGCAAAAATTGTTCAAGAAAACTTCCATAAAATATCCCAGTAGATTCCATAGAATCTGTCAAAGAAACTTCTATCTCACCTCCTAGATATATTTCTTGCTTAGCACCAGAATAACTATTTAAAGTCAAGTGAACCATGTATGCAATCTGCTCCGTCAAACATGGAAAAACATGAATCAACAGTTGCAGTCTTACAGATTAATTTAGCCGTATCTTTGGTTAACgatagtctcattttctttcttGCATTTTATACAGTTAATTACAAATCTGAGATTTATTT from Primulina eburnea isolate SZY01 chromosome 6, ASM2296580v1, whole genome shotgun sequence encodes:
- the LOC140834736 gene encoding uncharacterized protein isoform X1, which produces MEKNGVLMKSCILLTLYAFSAAICSVHCVHISTDATKTFHKFRSWKHTRSSNVKSTRKFHQTKRRLEMNLPLDSSNTDPYVSSPFSLPPYESLPPFPFPENTPPFCVYPPLTPLPPSTVPSPEGPTYGPPQSGPIPNPPIIIPSPPSVVPNPPTNVPTGPTPTQPVFSPPYYAPSPPSYEPSPPYYEPSPPSYEPSPPFITPSPYGFVPSPRVFLPPIVFPPPTVPPPPHMTPITATWCVAKASVPDPIIEEAMNYACGSGADCDQIQSAGSCFEPNTLFAHASYAFNSYWQRTKVAGGTCDFGGTAILVTVDPSYDGCHFLYL
- the LOC140834736 gene encoding uncharacterized protein isoform X2; this encodes MEKNGVLMKSCILLTLYAFSAAICSVHCDATKTFHKFRSWKHTRSSNVKSTRKFHQTKRRLEMNLPLDSSNTDPYVSSPFSLPPYESLPPFPFPENTPPFCVYPPLTPLPPSTVPSPEGPTYGPPQSGPIPNPPIIIPSPPSVVPNPPTNVPTGPTPTQPVFSPPYYAPSPPSYEPSPPYYEPSPPSYEPSPPFITPSPYGFVPSPRVFLPPIVFPPPTVPPPPHMTPITATWCVAKASVPDPIIEEAMNYACGSGADCDQIQSAGSCFEPNTLFAHASYAFNSYWQRTKVAGGTCDFGGTAILVTVDPSYDGCHFLYL
- the LOC140834735 gene encoding ALA-interacting subunit 3-like, with the protein product MNSNTPSSSAGGSGSADSTGPRRNTRRPKYSRFTQQELPACKPILTPKWVISTLLLVGVVFIPIGVVSLFASQDVVEIVNEYETECIPIESRNDKLGYIQGPQDKTCYRTLRISKQMKQPIYVYYQLDSFYQNHRRYVKSRSDQQLRSINSEGDTDPCKPEATVDGRPIVPCGLIAWSLFNDTYSLTRNNQQLNINKTNISWKSDRDRKFGENVFPKNFQNGTLVGGRTLDPLLPLNKQEDLMVWMRTAALPTFRKLYGRIEVDLQRGDTINVTIGNYYNTYSFNGKKKLVLSTTSWLGGKNDFVGIAYLTVGGLCIGLAIVFALIYLIKPRRLGDPSYLSWNQNPGPR